Proteins encoded by one window of Bacillus rossius redtenbacheri isolate Brsri chromosome 14, Brsri_v3, whole genome shotgun sequence:
- the LOC134538894 gene encoding aliphatic sulfonates import ATP-binding protein SsuB 1-like, whose product MASAEHSVVVRRGCKQYRSGPAVLDHLDITVPRASIYGLLGASGCGKTTLLSCIVGMKRMTLGTYAYPSGYSCCTCCSYSLLGASGCGKTTLLSCIEGMKRLDSGHICVPKWLQLPCLLQLWSAGCQWL is encoded by the exons ATGGCAAGCGCCGAGCACTCGGTGGTGGTGCGGCGAGGCTGCAAGCAGTACCGCAGTGGACCAGCTGTGCTCGACCACCTGGACATAACTGTACCTCGTGCCTCCAT CTATGGCCTGCTGGGCGCCAGTGGCTGTGGAAAGACTACTCTTCTGAGCTGCATAGTGGGCATGAAGCGCATGACTCTGGGCACATATGCGTACCCAAGTGGCTACAGTTGTTGTACTTGTTGCAGCTATAGCCTGCTGGGTGCCAGTGGCTGTGGAAAGACTACTCTTCTGAGCTGCATAGAGGGCATGAAGCGCCTGGACTCTGGGCACATATGCGTACCCAAGTGGCTACAGTTGCCGTGCTTGTTGCAGCTATGGTCTGCTGGGTGCCAGTGGCTGTGA